One segment of Gordonia terrae DNA contains the following:
- a CDS encoding NAD(P)H-binding protein, with product MRLLITGATGYVGSRLVCALLKQGHDVVVTSRDTRKLAKFGWSSQVSMVTMDADDPASVTKAMSDAGQIDAIYYLVHAIGQADFANGDRDAARNVAEAARDSGVDRIIYLGGFVPSDDKLSTHLQSRADVAEGLAIDGGPELVWLRAAVVIGAGSTSFEIIRYMADRLPVIPEPDWITNEMDPISIRDAVHYLAAACDSSVLPAGHYDISGPDSARYISILHEYVSAIRMPRLRLPVFGISTRLAGRVGGMLVPVPASLTEELVTSLDHPMTASEHRIRDLVPPPEGGLTPMREAVHASVRSPYPRSVCDLDDLHHLADTDPAWAGGDWLRVKRSVVETIGTSIGVASKVVGVLRPTRTDVAS from the coding sequence ATGCGACTTCTCATCACTGGCGCCACGGGGTACGTCGGGTCCCGATTGGTGTGCGCACTGCTCAAACAGGGACACGACGTGGTCGTCACGTCGCGGGACACGCGAAAGCTCGCCAAATTCGGCTGGTCGTCGCAGGTCAGCATGGTGACCATGGATGCCGATGACCCGGCTTCGGTGACGAAGGCGATGTCGGACGCGGGTCAGATCGACGCGATCTACTACCTCGTCCATGCGATCGGCCAGGCCGACTTCGCCAACGGCGACCGGGATGCTGCGCGCAACGTCGCCGAGGCCGCCCGCGACAGCGGAGTCGATCGCATCATCTACCTCGGCGGTTTCGTGCCATCGGACGACAAGCTGTCCACCCACCTGCAGAGCCGCGCCGACGTGGCCGAGGGTCTCGCGATCGACGGCGGGCCAGAACTCGTGTGGCTACGCGCAGCAGTGGTCATCGGCGCCGGTTCGACGTCGTTCGAGATCATCCGGTACATGGCCGATCGGCTGCCGGTGATCCCCGAGCCCGACTGGATCACCAACGAGATGGATCCCATCTCCATCCGCGACGCGGTTCACTACCTGGCTGCGGCGTGCGACTCGTCGGTCCTGCCCGCAGGGCACTACGACATCTCCGGCCCCGACAGCGCACGCTACATCTCGATCCTGCACGAATACGTGTCGGCGATCCGGATGCCGAGACTGCGGCTGCCGGTCTTCGGGATCTCGACCCGGCTCGCGGGGCGGGTCGGCGGCATGCTCGTGCCGGTGCCGGCGTCTCTCACCGAAGAACTCGTCACCTCGCTCGACCATCCGATGACGGCGTCCGAGCACCGCATCCGCGATCTCGTCCCGCCACCGGAAGGCGGTCTGACGCCGATGCGCGAGGCCGTCCATGCCTCGGTGCGGTCGCCGTACCCCCGCTCGGTGTGCGATCTCGACGACCTGCATCATCTCGCCGACACCGATCCGGCCTGGGCCGGCGGTGACTGGCTCCGTGTGAAGCGGAGTGTCGTCGAGACGATCGGCACGTCCATCGGGGTCGCGTCGAAGGTCGTCGGAGTTCTCCGTCCCACACGCACCGATGTAGCGTCGTGA
- a CDS encoding CPBP family intramembrane glutamic endopeptidase, protein MLVTSLARDLYDSVAADRDPDPGAHYIRRRWLVGVFLVIGAVVLGVSLRVEPGDAAFYPLTIGLAAVWIVGAFVSGPLRLGAFSPTPSRPPDRIGAIGLGVVVGLAVGGAFVVGGLVARMIPGVSDLANQVLAFADFGSLAVVTAITMVNGLAEELFFRGSVYSAARPHNPILVSTVIYVLVTMASGNVMLGFAGAVLGTVCAILRRSTAGVLAPAITHVIWGAVMVLALPPVFA, encoded by the coding sequence GTGCTGGTGACCTCACTGGCGCGCGACCTGTACGACTCCGTCGCCGCGGACCGTGACCCCGACCCCGGCGCCCACTACATCCGACGACGCTGGCTGGTCGGCGTCTTCCTCGTCATCGGCGCAGTGGTTCTCGGCGTCTCCCTGCGGGTGGAGCCGGGAGATGCGGCCTTCTATCCGCTGACCATCGGTCTGGCTGCGGTGTGGATCGTCGGCGCATTCGTCTCCGGACCGCTGCGGCTCGGTGCCTTCAGCCCCACCCCGTCACGCCCACCCGACCGCATCGGCGCCATCGGACTCGGCGTCGTCGTCGGCCTGGCGGTGGGCGGCGCGTTCGTGGTCGGCGGCCTGGTCGCACGGATGATCCCGGGCGTCAGCGACCTCGCCAACCAGGTGCTCGCCTTCGCCGACTTCGGCAGCCTCGCCGTGGTCACCGCGATCACCATGGTCAACGGCCTCGCCGAAGAGTTGTTCTTCCGCGGCTCGGTTTATTCGGCGGCGCGCCCGCACAACCCGATCCTCGTGTCGACGGTGATCTATGTGCTGGTCACCATGGCCAGCGGCAATGTGATGCTCGGCTTCGCCGGCGCCGTCCTCGGCACCGTCTGCGCGATCCTCCGTCGCAGCACCGCCGGCGTCCTCGCACCCGCGATCACCCACGTGATCTGGGGCGCCGTCATGGTCCTGGCGCTACCGCCCGTCTTCGCCTGA